The Methanomicrobia archaeon genomic interval GAGCTAGCAGCCTGGTTTTTCGCAGCCTTTTATTACCCCACGGGCATATTCACAAATACGTATGCACACACGCGGCTTGCAGTATTTCACGCTCTCTGAAATCGCGCCCCGTGTCTGGTTCATGCTCCGTGGCTGCAATTTCCGCTGTCGGGGCTGCTTCAGGCCAGCACGTGACGAAGGTGGGACGCAGCTTACCGCTGAGGAGGCACTCGCGCGCATGGAGCGCGCATGTCTCGATTATTACGGCACGCTGCCCCGCGAGGCGATGATCACCGGCGGCGAGCCCACGCTCGATAAGGCGTATCTGGTGCAGCTCGTCCGCGGCTTGAAGACGCGCGGGTTCGCCAGGATCGTGCTGATGACCAACGGGTACGCCCTGGGTGAGGATGAGCGGTACGTGCCTGAATTGACCGAAGCGGGCTTGACCGAGGCACACGTGGATGTAAAGGCGTTCTCCGAGGAGCTGCACCAGTGGTACACCGGCAAATCGAGCAAACCCGTGCTCCAGGCGATCCAGCGGTTGAACGCGAGCGGTATTACGCTGATTGTGCAGACGGTTCTCATCCCCGGAATTGTGGATCTCGATGAGATCGAGCAGATCGCACGGTTCCTCGCCACGGTGAATAAGCATATCCCGTACCGCATCAATCCCTTTGCCCCGACCTTTGCGTTCGACCGCGTCTCACGCCGCCCCACGCTCGAGGAGATGGAGCGTGCGTATGACGTTGCCTCACGTTATCTCCCGAACGCGATCGTCAGTCGCAGTTGTTATCGCGAATACCCCACACCGCCGCCGCAAAAAACCTGGATCACCGTCTATCCAGACCTCACGGTGAAACGACGGAGCATGGAGGATCAGAAGGAAGATCGGCTGGCATGGTTGAGCGCCGATAAGTCGCGGGAGCAGTTGCTGGAGGATTGGCAGAAGATCGCATGGGATGCAGAGCTCAGACGCAGCCTGGTCGGCATCTCAGAGCATGCGTCGTCGCGGGCACGGCCGTTCAAGGAAACAAGTCCACAGAGTGGCGTGGTTACCGTGAAATTCACCAGCGCGCTTCACGCGATCACGAAGGCGAAGTCCACAGAACTGACCTGCAACGGCTCGCTGAGCGTCGAAACGGTGATAAACCGGCTGGCAGGTGCGTATGGTGAACAATTTAACGAAGCAGTGCTGACCGGTCGCGGTACCGATGGCCCGCTAACCCTCAAGCGATCCTTCTCGCTGTACCTCAATGGGCTTGAGATCGGGCAGTTGCAGGGGCTCCAGACCGAAGTTCGGGGCGGCGACGAGCTCATCATTCTCTCCTGGGTGAGTGGCGGGTGAGGATCTCCCAGGCTACCGGTATAGTATAGTATCATACATACCATAAGCACGAACAAAGAGGTAGAGAACATGCCCGTGTCGAATTCTGCTCACCGAACCTTTCGTGACGTTGATATGGTCGCACTGGCGCGTGAGTATGGCACACCCCTTTATGTACTCTCAGAATCGATCATCGAGGCGAATTACGAGCGCTATCGGGCAGCGCTCGCAGCAGTCTATGACGATTACCTCATTTGCTACGCGGTCAAGGCAAATACGACCTTCGCAATTATTAAACTGCTGGGCGAGCGCGGTGCAGGTGCCGATGTTGCCTCAGAGTACGAATTGCAGATCGCGCTCGACGCGGGCATTCCACCGGCAAAGATCCGCGCGAATGGTAACTGCAAGAGCGACCAGTACCTTACCGCCTGCATACAGCACGGGATCGTGATCAACGCTGATCCCGAGTCAGAGTTACCGGTTATCGATGCGCTCGCGCGTGAACTGGGTACCGAGGCGAAGGTCAATGTGCGGCTTGCAGGTTTTCCACTCGCTTCTATTACGGCGCCCGCGATAACGACCTCCAGTGCCTGGAGCAAGTTTGGCATTCCTCTTCACCGCGCACGGGCGGTATTTCAGCAGGTGGCAACCCTCAAGCAGCTCGTGCCCAACGGCCTGATGGTGCATCTGGGGTCCCAGATTACGGACATCAGTGCTTACCAGCGGGTCTGCGAAACGCTCGTAGTGCTCGCCCGTGAAGCGAACGCGCTCGGTTTTGCCGTCAACGAGCTCAATCTCGGCGGCGGCTGCGGGATCTCGTACCTCACGAAAGACCACTGGGCTGCCCTGAAGTGCGCTATCGCCGATCCCGAAACGGCCATTACCTGGGCGAACGAGCAGCTCGGGTATAATTGTGCGGGCAATTGGGTCTCTGAAGAGCTGTACTGCCCGTTCACACCCGATCGCTTCATTCACCAGCTCTTCTCTGATCGCCTCACTGGCGGAAAGACCTTCAAGGAGCATCTGGAAGAGCTCGGCTCGCCTCGCGTGGTCATCGAGCCCGGGCGGAGTATCGTTGGCAACGCTCAGGTGACCGTGGTTCAGGTCGGCCACGTGGGCACCACGCCGGCAGGGCACAACATCGTCTACGTCAACGCGGGCGTCAATCTCCATTCGCAGAACCTCATTGTACCCGAGCACCTGCATCAGGTGGAGCTCGCCGGCTCTATCTCAGAAGCGAGCGAGCGGTTTGAGACCTTTATTGCCGGTAATCTCTGCTTCACCGGCGATCTGCTCTCTCAGATCAAATATCCGCTGCAGGGCAGACCGAAACGGGGTGATTATCTGATTATCCATGATACCGGTGCCTATGCCGATTTCTTCGCGGCGACCACGAACTCCTTCCCACGACCCGCCAAAGTGCTGGTCTCGAACTCCGGTGAGGCGAGATTGGTGGTGCAGCGTGAAGATGTACACGGCGTCTTCCAGCGTGATCTCGATTGGCGCGCTCACAACAACGATCGGTTCGGGTACCAACGCCCGGTTGAGCGGTGAAGCAGCAATCGTTCCGGATTGGATGCTCTCCACCTCGGAGTACCCACGTAGTAGCTAACGCGGTTAATCCCACCCGTTACTTACACCAGCTTAGCGGCGATCAACGCGATCTCCACGCCCACGTCCTTCGGCAGCCGCGAGACCTCAACCGCGCAGCGCGCCGGCGGTCGCTCCCGGAAAAACTCTGCGTAAACCTGATTGATCTCCGTAAAGTGCTCTATATCGGCCATGAAGACCGTGACGCTCACCACATCGCGGTACTCCATACCCGCTGCCCGAAGCACTGCCCCGAGGTTATCGAGCACGCGCCGGGTCTGCGCCTCGATGGTGCCGCGCACAAGCTCGCCCGTTCCGGGATCAAGCGGTATCTGACCGGAGCAAAAGAGCAGGTTGCCTACTTTGATACCCTGGCTGTACGGCCCGACCGCCTGAGGTGCTTCGCGCGTCGTGATCACTTCCTTCTCATACGCCATTTCATACATCACCCCTTTCCGGTTAACCCGATTCGATAGTGCTTGGGTACCCTAAGGGCCAGACAGAGAGATACACTCGCCGCTACTCTCGCGGCTGGTCATGGTCAGAATCGTCACTAATCTGATCTTTACTCGGAGCTCCTGTGCCGGTGTCCAGCCTCAGATGCCTGCGCACGTTAGAACTCTGTCTTTACGAACGGCTCGTCCGCTTTTATCGCATCGATCAGGTATTCACAGGCTCGAAAGGCCGCTTTGCGATGCTGAGCACCCACCAGAATGAGCAGGAGGTTCTCGCCTACCCGGTATGATCCTGCACGCCGGTGCGCGATTTCCACCGCATCGATCTCAAATCGTTTGAGAGCATCCTGCTTCATAAGCTCCAGTTTATCCGCGGCAGCGCGTTCATCGCCCTCGACGCGCATTCCCCTCACACCTTTGTCGCCACGCACCATGCCCAGGAACATAACGATCGCACCCATTTCAGGCCGTTTCAGGTCCCGTACTAGCTCATCGATTGCGAACTCCTCGTTGACAATCATTCTTCTTCACTCAGCCACCGTAACGGCGCAAACGATAGCGCCTTTTACTTCCTTTTTCCTTCTTCTAGAATATAAAATCATTCTCACGGAAGGCAATCGCTATGAACGAGCGAATACGAGCGGATTTCCCCATAACTTCCGAGGGCATCTACCTCGACAGCGCAGCCACAAGCCTTACGCCCGAGCCGGTAGTAGAAGCGGTCTCGCGGTATTATCGCGCGTATACTGCGAATGTGGGACGAGGTGTATACCGCCTGGCGCAGATTGCCACCCCGCGCTATCAGGACGCTCATCGTAAAGTCGCCCACTTTCTTGGCGCGACCGTCATCTTCACGAAGAACGCCACGGAGGCCATTCATATGGTCGCCTGCGGGTTGCACTGGCAGCGCGGTGACGAAGTGGTAACAACACTGCTGGAGCACCATTCGAATTACCTACCCTGGCTGCGATTGAAGGATAAGGGCGTTCGCGTGAGGATCGTGAAACCCACGACGGACGGGCGCTTCGAGCTCGCGGAGTTCGAGCAGGCCATTACCGGAAAGACGAAACTGGTCGCGGTCTCGCAGGTCTCAAACGTCCTGGGAACCATCGTGCCGGTAAAAGAGCTTGCCGCTCTGTGTGCAGAGAAGCGAACGGAGACCGGGCCACTGGTGCTCGTCGATGGCGCGCAATCAGCACCGCACCTCCCCCTCTTCGGCGGTGGCATGATCGAAACGGTTTCTCACGATGCGTATACGCTGGCGAGCGGCTACGAGCGATTTGAGGCTGGTACCCCGCATATCGCCGGTGGGATCGGGCTTGGCAGGCCTGTGGATTACCTCACCACCGTGGGTATGGAACAGCTCTGCAGGTACGAAGCGCGATTGACCCAGCGGCTCCTTGTGGGCCTGGAAAGCATCGAGCAGGTACGGCTGTACGGACCTTCTGATCTCCGTGATCGGATCGGGGTTGTCTCCTTTACGGTCGACGGCGTCCACCCCCACGAGCTCGCCCGGATGCTCGACGAAGCTGCGACTATCATGGTGCGTTCAGGTCACCACTGCTGCATGCCGTTGATGAACTATCTGGGCCGCAGGAACGGAACGGTACGCGCGTCACTGTATCTCTACACTACGGAGGCTGAGATTGATGCGCTGCTGGGGGCTGTGGAAGCTATACCGAGGGCGGTGTGGTAGTGATGACGATGCTGAAAGAGGTCAACTGCTTGAAGTTCCGTGAAGGCGAGTTCGTAGAGACGAAGCACGAGGTAGCAGAGGAAGTTCCGCTCGCCATCTCCGTGAACGGCTCGCATTTGGTGACCGCGATGCTCAGCCCTGAGCTGCAGCGTGAGTTCGTGATCGGGCATCTCTTCACCGAAGGGATTATTAAAGGGCTCGCAGAGCTTGAATCCGTCCAGATCGAGGGCCATCATGCGAGCGCGCTCGTGGCGCATTTCCTGCCCGGTGTCTCGGGTAAGAAATTCATTGTGAGCGGCTGCGGCGGTGGCACATCGTTCCTGGACGAGTCAAAATTGCCACCGATCACCTCCCGCCTGAACGTTGATCATGACTCGGTACGTGCCGCGGTCAAAGCGACCCTGACCTCACGAGTGCACCAGATCACGGGCGGTGTGCATCTTGTCGGGCTGTTCGTAGCCGAGGCGCATGAAGCACAACCCATCTGTATAGCAGAGGATATCGGTCGTCACAACGCATTCGACAAGGTCATTGGCCACGGCTTGCTCACGGACGTGCCGTTTGAGCACGCCTTCGTTGCCTGCAGTGGACGGATATCGTCCGAGCTGGTCTTGAAGTGCGCACGAGCGAACATCTCGCTCATCGCCTCTCGCGGCGCCACGACCAGTCTTGCTATAACACTCGCAGAGAAGACCGGGTTGTGTATTACCGGGTTCGTGCGTGGCGAGACCATGAACGTTTATACACATGCTGAGCGTATACGCCATTGAGGTAACATGGCTTATGTGTCGGACCTGTTGGAGAATGAGATCGAGCTGGTTACCGAACTGACGCGAAGGCTGCGAGCGGAAGCTGCACGGATCGCGCCAGGCGTGCCGCTGAAGATCCTCGACCTCGGCTGCGGTACCGGCAAGCTCAGTCATTATCTGCATAAGGAAACCGGCTGTGCGGTGATTGGTATCGATCCGGAGGAGAAGAGCGTGGCAAAGGCGCGGCAAAAGGCCCCCGAGCTCGCTTTTCTCGTGCAGTCGGCTGAGATGCTTCTCTTTCCCGATGCTGATTTCGATGGCATCGTCTCACTCAAAGCGGTACACGAAATCCCGCATCCGCAGCAGGCGTTGCATGAAGCCTACCGCGTTTTGCGGCATGGTGGTTTGATCTTCATCATCGATTGGGTTGGTGGCGTGCCCCAGACGAGCAGTCACGGGCATGCAAAGCTCTATCTCTCGCCCAAACAGCTCCAGTCGGCACTAACAGCGGCGGGCTTCGTGGCAATCTCGCTCACGCTTAATACGGTCGGCACCTTGATGCTGGCAGAAGCGCGAAAACGGTAAGTGGGGGTGGCATCGGGTAACACAAACCACCGAATATGTGCTACACTCTTCCCGTGCGCAACATCTCATTTTTGATTTGCCTCGCGAAAGCGAAAAGCTTTTATAGTGCCTTCGTGCTACCTTAGACTTACCCTATGTGGGTAGTAAAAGTGGGAGGATAAAGAAGTTATGGCTAAGGTAGAGGATAAGATAGACCTTTTCGACGACAAAGGAAACAAACTAGCAGGCAATGTGCCACTTTGGGCGATCAGTCCCCTCAAGAACCCGGGGATCAAGACGATCGTTAACCTGGCGATGCGAACCGGCGCGGTTGACCTGGCGAAGCTGGAAAAGAACCTGGCAACCGGGCAGATCGCAGGCAAGGGCATGGTCATCCGCGGTGTTGAGCGGAACTTCCCCATCGTTGACAAAGCGAGCGAGATCGCTAAGGAAGTCGAGGATATGCTCCGCGTTGAGGAAGGCGATGACACGTCGGTCGAGCTGATGGCAGGCGGCAAGCGTATGTTGACCCGCACGCCAACAGCACGGATCCTGTGTGACTACTCCGCTGGTCTTACGTCTGCCCTGGGCGCGTTGACGCATGCGATCATTGACGTCTGTGACGTCAGCATGTGGGATGCGCCGTACGTGCATGGAGCCGTGTGGGGTATGTACCCCCAGGATCCTGACGCATCAGAAGGCGCGGTCAAGATGCTGGTCGATGTGCCGATCAAGAACGAAGGTCCGGGATTCGCACTGCGAAACATCCCCGTGAACCACCTCGCGGCTACGGTCAGAAAGCGAGCACTGCAGGGTGCCGCGTTGACCATGATCCTGGAGGAGGCTGCGCAGTGGGAGATGGGTAATGCAATGGGCCCCTTCGAGCGTGGGCATCTCCTTGATCTTGCGTACGAGGGACTGAATGCGAACAACATGCTGCACGACCTGATCAAGGACAACGGCAAGGACGGAACCATCGGTAGCGTGGTAATGAGCGTCGTAGACAAGGCGAAAGCAGATGGCGTGCTCGTAGAGAAGAAGAAGATGGGATCCGGGTACGTGGTGTACCAGTCCAACGACCCGCAGATGTGGAATGCGTATGCGTCCGCAGGCTTGCTTGCGGCAGTTTGTGTGAACTGCGCTGCGATTCGTGCAGGCCAGCCCGTGCCGGGTAACATCATGTACTACAACGTGCTCCTGGAGAAGGAGACCGGCATGCCGGGCGTTGACGGCGGAATGGCACAGGCCGCATCGGTATCGAGCTCGTTCTTCTCGCACTCGATCTACGGCGGTGGCGGTCCGGGTGTATTCTACGGCAACCACATCGTGACACGGCACGCGAAGGGCCAGTTCATACCCTGCTTCTGTGCTGCGATGTGCGTGGACGCGGACACGATGTACTTCATCCCCGCGAGAACATCCGCGCTGTACGGCGAGGTGCTGGGAGCGGTACCGGAATTCGCAGAGCCGATGAAAGCAGTGGCAGACGGCGCAAAGAAGATAATGTAAGGAGGAACAAAAAATGGCACAATTTTGGCCTGGAGCAAGCCATGTTGCGGAAAACCGCAGGAAGTACATGGACCCCAGCTACACCTATC includes:
- a CDS encoding radical SAM protein, with the translated sequence MHTRGLQYFTLSEIAPRVWFMLRGCNFRCRGCFRPARDEGGTQLTAEEALARMERACLDYYGTLPREAMITGGEPTLDKAYLVQLVRGLKTRGFARIVLMTNGYALGEDERYVPELTEAGLTEAHVDVKAFSEELHQWYTGKSSKPVLQAIQRLNASGITLIVQTVLIPGIVDLDEIEQIARFLATVNKHIPYRINPFAPTFAFDRVSRRPTLEEMERAYDVASRYLPNAIVSRSCYREYPTPPPQKTWITVYPDLTVKRRSMEDQKEDRLAWLSADKSREQLLEDWQKIAWDAELRRSLVGISEHASSRARPFKETSPQSGVVTVKFTSALHAITKAKSTELTCNGSLSVETVINRLAGAYGEQFNEAVLTGRGTDGPLTLKRSFSLYLNGLEIGQLQGLQTEVRGGDELIILSWVSGG
- a CDS encoding RidA family protein, which encodes MAYEKEVITTREAPQAVGPYSQGIKVGNLLFCSGQIPLDPGTGELVRGTIEAQTRRVLDNLGAVLRAAGMEYRDVVSVTVFMADIEHFTEINQVYAEFFRERPPARCAVEVSRLPKDVGVEIALIAAKLV
- a CDS encoding molybdenum cofactor biosynthesis protein MoaE, translated to MIVNEEFAIDELVRDLKRPEMGAIVMFLGMVRGDKGVRGMRVEGDERAAADKLELMKQDALKRFEIDAVEIAHRRAGSYRVGENLLLILVGAQHRKAAFRACEYLIDAIKADEPFVKTEF
- a CDS encoding cysteine desulfurase translates to MNERIRADFPITSEGIYLDSAATSLTPEPVVEAVSRYYRAYTANVGRGVYRLAQIATPRYQDAHRKVAHFLGATVIFTKNATEAIHMVACGLHWQRGDEVVTTLLEHHSNYLPWLRLKDKGVRVRIVKPTTDGRFELAEFEQAITGKTKLVAVSQVSNVLGTIVPVKELAALCAEKRTETGPLVLVDGAQSAPHLPLFGGGMIETVSHDAYTLASGYERFEAGTPHIAGGIGLGRPVDYLTTVGMEQLCRYEARLTQRLLVGLESIEQVRLYGPSDLRDRIGVVSFTVDGVHPHELARMLDEAATIMVRSGHHCCMPLMNYLGRRNGTVRASLYLYTTEAEIDALLGAVEAIPRAVW
- the fdhD gene encoding formate dehydrogenase accessory sulfurtransferase FdhD yields the protein MLKEVNCLKFREGEFVETKHEVAEEVPLAISVNGSHLVTAMLSPELQREFVIGHLFTEGIIKGLAELESVQIEGHHASALVAHFLPGVSGKKFIVSGCGGGTSFLDESKLPPITSRLNVDHDSVRAAVKATLTSRVHQITGGVHLVGLFVAEAHEAQPICIAEDIGRHNAFDKVIGHGLLTDVPFEHAFVACSGRISSELVLKCARANISLIASRGATTSLAITLAEKTGLCITGFVRGETMNVYTHAERIRH
- a CDS encoding class I SAM-dependent methyltransferase; this encodes MAYVSDLLENEIELVTELTRRLRAEAARIAPGVPLKILDLGCGTGKLSHYLHKETGCAVIGIDPEEKSVAKARQKAPELAFLVQSAEMLLFPDADFDGIVSLKAVHEIPHPQQALHEAYRVLRHGGLIFIIDWVGGVPQTSSHGHAKLYLSPKQLQSALTAAGFVAISLTLNTVGTLMLAEARKR
- the mcrB gene encoding coenzyme-B sulfoethylthiotransferase subunit beta, whose protein sequence is MAKVEDKIDLFDDKGNKLAGNVPLWAISPLKNPGIKTIVNLAMRTGAVDLAKLEKNLATGQIAGKGMVIRGVERNFPIVDKASEIAKEVEDMLRVEEGDDTSVELMAGGKRMLTRTPTARILCDYSAGLTSALGALTHAIIDVCDVSMWDAPYVHGAVWGMYPQDPDASEGAVKMLVDVPIKNEGPGFALRNIPVNHLAATVRKRALQGAALTMILEEAAQWEMGNAMGPFERGHLLDLAYEGLNANNMLHDLIKDNGKDGTIGSVVMSVVDKAKADGVLVEKKKMGSGYVVYQSNDPQMWNAYASAGLLAAVCVNCAAIRAGQPVPGNIMYYNVLLEKETGMPGVDGGMAQAASVSSSFFSHSIYGGGGPGVFYGNHIVTRHAKGQFIPCFCAAMCVDADTMYFIPARTSALYGEVLGAVPEFAEPMKAVADGAKKIM